The Pediococcus inopinatus region GCAAAAGTTTTAATGATGCTGTTGGTCGGTTCAATAGTGTCACTTGGACTAGAACCTTGAACAAATACACCAATCGATTTATCATGCAATGCATCTTTATCCGAATCCTGTGAAAGTCTTTCTAACAGCGTTTTTAAATAGCCACTCATCGTATGCCAGTAAACTGGTGTTCCCAGTATGACAGTTTCAGACTGCTCAATTACACCAAGTACATCGTTAAATTGATCATCTGAAAATTTCTGGCCTATTTGATAGATTTTATAATCCACAAGATTTAATTGTCGATACTTATTACCTTTGAGTAATTTGTTGCCTAGTTTACTTGTATTGCCAGTTACGTTTTCGCTTGCATTGATAAACAATACATTATTACCAAAACCTTGGTTATTTACCTTTTTAAGGATCTTCAAATTTATTCCTCCTTCACAACAATTACTATTGTATCCGCTAGACCGCACTCCAGCGCAAGTACTTTTTAAAAAGTTTTTTTAAATTATTTTGATTGTCCGCTAATCTCCATTAAACAGCAGTTTATAGCTATTCTTATGTAAAAAAAATCAACAGACATTGAAGTGAACCCATAAAATTGGACAAATATTTATGCTGCTCTCTGAACGGCGAGTTCTCGGTATTTTACCGGGGACTTGCCGTTCAATTTTGTTTTAATTCGACGATTATTATAAAAACCTATCCATTCGGTCATTGCTTGGATTAAGCTAGCTTTATCTTCAAAATGTTCATCCATCATTTCAGCTTTCATAATGTGAAAGAATGACTCCATCGCCGCATTATCAAGACAAGTTGCTTTACGTGACATGCTTTGATAAGCGTGATGTTGCTTTAAAACCTGCTGCCAGTGTCGATGTTGATACTGAAAGCCTTGGTCAGTATGGACTGTTGTCCGGTAATTTAGTTTTGGTAGCTTTTCTAAAGCCTCTTTAAGCGGTTTAATTGCGAATTTAACTGTTGGATGTTCACTAATATTGAATGCTAGAATTTCTCCAGAAAACAAATCAAGAACTGGTTCGAGGTAAACTCGTTCGTTCATTCCCATGTTTCCATATCTGAATTCACTAACGTCTGCGACGAGCTTTTGATAAGGTCTATCGGTTTTGAAGCGTCGCTTTAAGCGATTAGCGGCGATTTTACCCACTAAACCTTTATATGAATTATATTTTTTGGTTTGTCGATTAAAGGCATGACACAACCACCCGTGTTCCTGCATAATTCGCAAAACGCGTTTATGATTACCTTTAAATCCTAAATCATGTAATGCATTTGTAAGTCTTCGATAGCCGTATTTTTTGGTGTATTTTGGATCTTTTTGGCGAATCTCGTCTATTGCTTGAATAATCTGGTCATCATCAAATTTACGTCTCTCATGACTCTGAGTGTAGTAATAGGTACTGCGTGGAATTTGGATTACTTTAAGAATCAGTTTGATAGAAGTTTGGAATAGTTGCCTTAACTCGATGGCTATTTCTGAGATTTCTTTTGTACTGATTTTTTCCGAGTTAAGGCCTCTAATTTTTTTAGGTAGGTGTTCTCAATCTTTAACATTTCATTTTCTTTTTGAAGCTGTTTTAAATCCTCTTTGGCTGTGGAATTGTCCTTTTGGACAATGGGTTTGCGACTTTTATTCTTGTGTTTTACCATGTTCTTGGCGTTGCCTCGCTTTCGCTCTAGACCCACAATTCCTAATGCCTTAAACCGACTTTCCCATTGCCAAATGGTACTCGGCGAGGATAAATTAAAATGTAAGGCAGTTACTGGAAGCGAGGCCTGATTTTGTTTTCTCCAGTTTAATACATCGACTTTGAACTGGCTAGCATATTCTAAATCCATTGCTTTGCGTTTAAGACCGTTAAGGCCAAATTTCTCAT contains the following coding sequences:
- a CDS encoding helix-turn-helix domain-containing protein; the encoded protein is MVKFNFDFKVKVVTEYLGGLPVNSLAHKYRIGSSATVLNWIQRYEKFGLNGLKRKAMDLEYASQFKVDVLNWRKQNQASLPVTALHFNLSSPSTIWQWESRFKALGIVGLERKRGNAKNMVKHKNKSRKPIVQKDNSTAKEDLKQLQKENEMLKIENTYLKKLEALTRKKSVQKKSQK
- a CDS encoding flavodoxin family protein, giving the protein MKILKKVNNQGFGNNVLFINASENVTGNTSKLGNKLLKGNKYRQLNLVDYKIYQIGQKFSDDQFNDVLGVIEQSETVILGTPVYWHTMSGYLKTLLERLSQDSDKDALHDKSIGVFVQGSSPSDTIEPTNSIIKTFARVAGMKYIEMRY
- a CDS encoding IS3 family transposase translates to MRGLNSEKISTKEISEIAIELRQLFQTSIKLILKVIQIPRSTYYYTQSHERRKFDDDQIIQAIDEIRQKDPKYTKKYGYRRLTNALHDLGFKGNHKRVLRIMQEHGWLCHAFNRQTKKYNSYKGLVGKIAANRLKRRFKTDRPYQKLVADVSEFRYGNMGMNERVYLEPVLDLFSGEILAFNISEHPTVKFAIKPLKEALEKLPKLNYRTTVHTDQGFQYQHRHWQQVLKQHHAYQSMSRKATCLDNAAMESFFHIMKAEMMDEHFEDKASLIQAMTEWIGFYNNRRIKTKLNGKSPVKYRELAVQRAA